Sequence from the Nocardia cyriacigeorgica GUH-2 genome:
GCACATACACGTTGATCTTCCCGGATGGCGGCTTCGACAATGTGCTGCTGATCGCGGGACTGCTGACCATGCTCGTCGGCATCCTCGGTGCGATCGCGCAGAGCGATATCCGGCGATTGTTGTCGTTCACCCTGGTCAGCCATATCGGTTACATGGTGTTCGGCGTCGGGCTGGCCAGCCGGATGGGGTTGTCGGGCGCGGTCTACTACATCGCCCACCACATTCTGGTGCAGACGGCCTTGTTCCTGGTGGTCGGCCTGATCGAACGCCAAGCCGGCTCGGCGTCGCTGCGCAGGCTCGGCGGGCTGGCCGCGGCGAGTCCGCTGCTGGCCATCCTGTTCCTGGTGCCCGCGCTGAATCTGGGTGGTATCCCGCCGTTCTCCGGGTTCGTCGGCAAGGTGGCCCTGCTCCAGGCGGGCGCGCAGAACGGCAGTGTGCTGGCCTGGACGCTGGTCGCCGGCTCCGTGGTCACCAGTCTGCTCACCCTGTACGTGGTGGCGCGGGTGTGGAGCAAGGCGTTCTGGCGGCCGCGCGCGGAGGCCTCGGAGGGGCATCTGGCCGCCGCGACGCTGCCGACCCTGGTGGAGGATTCCACCGACATGCTCTACGACGAGCGCGCCGATCCGGGCCGGATGCCTGCCCTGATGGTGACCTCGACGGCCGCCTTGGTCGGGGTTGGACTCGCGCTCACGGTCTGGGCCGGGCCGATCCTCAATATCGCCGACCGGGCCGCCGATGACCTACGCGACCGCGGCGTCTACATCACCGCCGTGCTCGGATCGGAGCCGCGATGACCCGGGAAACCGTGATCCGGATCGCCGTGCTGTGCTGGCTGGCCGCGGTGTGGGTGGCGCTGTGGGGCCGGCTCAGCGTGGCCAATGTGCTGGCCGGGCTGGTGGTCGGCGCGCTGATCATGGTGACGTTGCCGCTGCCGCGGGTCCCGGTCACCGGCTGGGTCCGCCCGGTGCCGCTGCTCCAACTGGTCGCTGTGAGCATCTACTACGCGCTCGAATCGAGCATGCAGGTGGCCTGGTTCGCGGTCCGGCCCGCGCCGCCGCCGATCTCGGGCGTGCTGCGGGTGTACTTCAGCTTCAAATCGGATCTGGTGCTGGTGTTGTGCACCAATCTGCTCAATCTCATTCCCGGCACCATGGTGCTGGAACTCGATCGTGAACGATGCGTGGTGTACGTGCACGTCATGGATGTGGGCAGCGATAAGGCGGTGGACAAGTTCTACCGCACCACCCGGCGGCTGGAACGGCTGCTGATCGCGAGCTTCCAGCGGCCGGCGGCACGTGCGGTACCGGAGGTGAGCGCATGATCGTCGTCGCCGTGACGGCCGGCATCCTGTTGGTGGCGGCCGCGGTGATCACCGCCTACCGCACCCTGGCCGGGCCGAGCACGCTGGACCGGGTGGTGGGCATCGATTCGCTGGTGGCGATGGCCATCTGCGGGCTCGCGGTATGGGCCGCCTACAGCCGCGACACCACCGTGGTGCCCGCCATCGTGGCACTGGCGCTGGTCGGGTTCCTCGGCTCGGCCGCCGTTTCCCGATTCCGAGTGCGGGACGACCGATGATCACCATCCTGGACTGGATCTCCGGCATCCTGATCGTGCTCGGCGCGTTCCTCGCCTTCACCGCGGCCATCGGCATCGTCCGCTTCCCGGACACCCTGATGCGCATGCACGCGGCCACCAAACCGCAGGTCATCGGCCTGAACCTGGTGCTCGCGGGCACCATCATCCGGGTCTATGACAGCCCCGACGCCTGGATGCTGGTGCTGGTGGGCCTGTTCACCCTGCTCACCGCCCCGGTCATCGCGCACCTCATCGGGCGCACGGCGTACCGCGAACAGCGGCATCGGGATGGACTGCTCGCCGTGAACGAGCTGGGCAACGAACTCGACCAGCGGCCCGGGAACTGAGCCGACTACCCGGTGCTCGCCGTGCTTTCTGCGCCATCGGCAGTTGCCGGATCAACCGGACCACCCCACGGCACCGCAGCACGACAACGCCGGAGCGGAAGCGCGCGGGCTACTCGGCCGACGCGGTGACAGCCTCCGGTTCCTCGGCCCGCACCTTCTGCCTGCGCGCGAACCAGGTCCCGTGGAACGCCGCCGCCACGGCCGCCAACAGCGCCATCACAATGGTTCCGGCGAGCACCGGGTACTCGGCCATCGGCACCGCCAGGTAGCGGTAGGAGATCAGCAGCGCGGCCAGTACCAGCGCGCCCCCGGCGACCAGGCGGATCCGGAACCAGCCCCAGCCGCGTTCTGGTTCACGCAGCGCCGACTCCACCGTCAGGCACAGCACCGCGCCCGCCACCAGGTCGACGCCGTAGTGGTAGCCGAAGCCGAGCGTCGCGGCCAGCGTGCACAGCAGCCAGAACATGCCGCCCCAGCGCAGCCAGCGCGGCGCCAGGCTGCCATCGGCGGCGCGGCGGGTGTGCAGGAACACCGCCAGCGCCCACGCGGTGTGCATGGACGGCATGCAGTTGCGCGGGGTCACCGAGTCGAAATCCAGCGCCGACGGGTTACGGTCGATCGGCGGCACCACCTGCGGCCAATAGTTGCCCAGCTGGAATCCCGCGCCGTCGGCCCCGAAGGCGAACATCGGCCCGACCACCGGGAACAGCACGTAGACCAGCGGCCCGACCAGGCCCAGCACCAGGAACGTCCGCACGAGGTAGTGGCTCGGCCACCGCCCCGTCGAAACCACTCCGCGCAGCTGCCACACCGCCACCACGATCGCCGCGGCGGGCAGTTCGATGTACACCCAGTGCAGCACCGCCTCCACCGACGGCCCGAGGGTCTCCAGCACCCGACCCATCACCCAGGACGGGTCGCCGAGCGCATGGTCGGCCAGCATCACGTATTCGTCGAGCACCTGCGGCTGGGTGAGGATCGTGACGTGCAGCCACACGTCACCCACCTTGGTGGCCAGGATCAGCAGCGCGCCGAGCGCCGCCGCGTGCAGGGCATTGCGCCGTTCGACGCCGTCCCAGCGCACCAGTGCCAGCACCGCGATCGCGGTCAGCACGATCACCGGGCCGTTGCCCACCGTGAACGGGTCCCCCGCCAGCATCCGCGCGCCCGCACAGACGACGTCGATCCCGACCGCGGCGCCCAGCGCGATGATCCGCCGCCGCGCCGGCAGCCCGACCAGCGCCAGCACCAGGCCTGCCCACGGCACCGTCATCGACTTCGGCGTGCCCGCGTAATCACGCCAGAGACTCTCCAGCGGGCCTTCGAACCCCTGAACCGACGCCACGACCTGGAGGGCGATCAACAAGGCGGGCACGGCGGCGATGGCGGCGCCGAGAGCGAGGACCCGAATCCGGGTACGCGGCAGGGACAATCGGGCCGCGGCACCAACTCTGGAGTTCGGGTCTTCGACTAACACATCGACCATGTTAAACGGCAGGTGAACGTCATCCCCCTGGCCGAGGGAACGTCAGGCGACCACGACCGCCGCGATCACTGATCCAGCTCCTTGACCAGCGCGTCCACTACCGCGACGAGATCGCCCTGCGCGGCCGCCGCCACCTTGCGCTGACGCTGGTAGGAGGCACCGCGGGCCGGGATCTCGGCCACCGAGGCGAGTTCGTCGCAGCAGCCGAGCAGCTTGGCCGTCGGCTCCAACCGGTTCAATAGCTCATCGAGATCATCTGTGACGAGTCGCTCATTACTGTCGGAATCGACGATGACGATCGCGTCGAGCCCGTACCGTGCGGCCCTCCACTTGTTCTCCTGCACATGCCAGGGCGGCAGTGTGGGCAGCTGTTCGCCGGTTTCCACCCGCCGGTCCAGGTCGACGATGAGGCAGTGGATGAAGGCCGCCATCGCGGCCAGCTCGGCGCGGGTGGAGATGCCGTCGCAGACGCGCACCTCGATGGTGCCCCATTTCGGGGCGGGCCGGATGTCCCAGTGCATCCCGCCGAGTTGTTCGAACACACCGGTTTTGAACTGGTCGTGCACGAAATACTCGAACTGGGTCCAGTTCTCGAACTGGAACGGCAGCCCGGCGGTGGGCAGCTGCTGGAACATGAGCGCGCGGTTGCTGGCGTACCCGGTATCGGATCCCGACCACATCGGCGAGGACGCCGACAGCGCGAGCAGATGCGGATACGACAGCAGCAGCGAGTTCAGGATCGGAAAGACCTTGTCCTGGTGCGACACTCCGACGTGCACGTGCACGCCCCAGATCAGCATCTGCCTGCCCCACCACTGGGTGCGTTCGATCAGCTCGTCGTAATGCGGTGAGCGGGTGAGCTGCTGGGCCGACCACTGCGCGAACGGATGGGTGCCCGCGCAGAACAGGTCGACGCCGAGCGGATCGGCGGCGCGGCGCACGGTGTCCATGGTGGCGCTCAGATCGTCCATCGCCTCGCCGACGCTGTTGTGCACGCCGGTGACGATCTCGACGGTGTTGCGCAGCAGTTCCTTGGTGACCTGCGGGGTGCCGTCGTGGGCCCGCAGGTCACCGACCGAATCGAAGACCGCCGCAGCGGTATTGGACAGATCGCGGGTCACCTTGTCGACGAGGGCGATCTCCCATTCGACGCCGATGGTCGGGCGGGGCGAACCGTGGAAGACAACCCTCTCGATCCCAGCCCCACCCATGCCGGCACGCTCCTACTGGATGACGCCGCAGGCGACGCGGCCACCCGCGTCACCGGTCGCCAGGGTGGACTCGTCCGGACCCGAACCACCCGGATGGTTGTAGCGGCTGGGGATATTGCCGAAGTTGTCGGCGTCGGCGTGGATGATCAGCGCCTTGCCGCGGATGTCGGACATGCTCACCTTGTCGGTGGTGGTGACCAGGGTGGCATTGCCGTCGGCGCGCACCTGCAGCGAGGTCAGGTCACCGCTGGCCGGATGCGCGTTGGCCGGGCCGACCTGGAGGTGGCCGCCCGCGGAGAGGAAGTCGCCCGCCGAACCACCGGTGGGGGCCACCGAATTGGGCTCGCACTTGCCGACCTGGTGGATGTGCAGGCCGTGGAAGCCCGGGCGCAGACCGTGCGCCTCGATGCTGATCTTCAGGAAGCTGCCGGCTTCGGTGATGTCGGCGGTGCCGACGGTGGTACCCGCGGCGTCCTTCAACTCGACCTTGGTGCCGCTGGCGGCCGGGGTCTCACCGTGCCCACCGGTGCCGGTGCTGCCGTGGCCGCCACCGTGACCGGTCTCGGCGCCGGCCGGGGCGGGCGAGGAGGTCCACACCGGCGGAGTCGTTCCCTGGACGTCGCTCGACTCCTGGCTGTTCGTGCAGGCGGTGAGGCCGAAAGCGGCGATCGCCAGCACCGGGGTCACGATCCGCCAGGACGGGCGACGAGTTGTGGACGGTGCCATCGGGGAACTCCTTTACGAGTACCGAGTTTACGAGTAAAGCTGGGTGGACACGTTGTTTTACCGGTCAAGATGATGCCACGCCCGCCGTGTCGCTCGATCCTCGGGCCGTGTCGGGCGCTCGATCAGTTCCCGGTCACCACGACGACCACGCCGGCCGAACCGCCGCCCAGCCCGGGGATCATCGGCGCCACCCCAGCACCGAGCACGGCCGCGACGGCTTCGGCCGCGGCCTTGTCACCGCTGGCATTGCCGTAATAGACGGTGGTCGCCGGAATCGTGGATCCCGCGTAGTTGCCCGCGGTGGCATTGGTCCAGCCGTTGGCGGCGAGCTGGTTCACCGTCTTCGAGGCCAGCCCCGCGATCATGCTGTTGTTGAGCACCCGGATCGGCGTCGACTGATCAACCACCGGAGTGGTGGAGGTCGTGGTGGTGGGAGCCGCCGTCGTCGTGGTCGGCTTCGCGGTGGTGGTGCGC
This genomic interval carries:
- a CDS encoding Na+/H+ antiporter subunit E produces the protein MTRETVIRIAVLCWLAAVWVALWGRLSVANVLAGLVVGALIMVTLPLPRVPVTGWVRPVPLLQLVAVSIYYALESSMQVAWFAVRPAPPPISGVLRVYFSFKSDLVLVLCTNLLNLIPGTMVLELDRERCVVYVHVMDVGSDKAVDKFYRTTRRLERLLIASFQRPAARAVPEVSA
- a CDS encoding monovalent cation/H+ antiporter complex subunit F, with the translated sequence MIVVAVTAGILLVAAAVITAYRTLAGPSTLDRVVGIDSLVAMAICGLAVWAAYSRDTTVVPAIVALALVGFLGSAAVSRFRVRDDR
- the mnhG gene encoding monovalent cation/H(+) antiporter subunit G is translated as MITILDWISGILIVLGAFLAFTAAIGIVRFPDTLMRMHAATKPQVIGLNLVLAGTIIRVYDSPDAWMLVLVGLFTLLTAPVIAHLIGRTAYREQRHRDGLLAVNELGNELDQRPGN
- a CDS encoding phosphatase PAP2 family protein: MVDVLVEDPNSRVGAAARLSLPRTRIRVLALGAAIAAVPALLIALQVVASVQGFEGPLESLWRDYAGTPKSMTVPWAGLVLALVGLPARRRIIALGAAVGIDVVCAGARMLAGDPFTVGNGPVIVLTAIAVLALVRWDGVERRNALHAAALGALLILATKVGDVWLHVTILTQPQVLDEYVMLADHALGDPSWVMGRVLETLGPSVEAVLHWVYIELPAAAIVVAVWQLRGVVSTGRWPSHYLVRTFLVLGLVGPLVYVLFPVVGPMFAFGADGAGFQLGNYWPQVVPPIDRNPSALDFDSVTPRNCMPSMHTAWALAVFLHTRRAADGSLAPRWLRWGGMFWLLCTLAATLGFGYHYGVDLVAGAVLCLTVESALREPERGWGWFRIRLVAGGALVLAALLISYRYLAVPMAEYPVLAGTIVMALLAAVAAAFHGTWFARRQKVRAEEPEAVTASAE
- a CDS encoding glutamate--cysteine ligase; protein product: MGGAGIERVVFHGSPRPTIGVEWEIALVDKVTRDLSNTAAAVFDSVGDLRAHDGTPQVTKELLRNTVEIVTGVHNSVGEAMDDLSATMDTVRRAADPLGVDLFCAGTHPFAQWSAQQLTRSPHYDELIERTQWWGRQMLIWGVHVHVGVSHQDKVFPILNSLLLSYPHLLALSASSPMWSGSDTGYASNRALMFQQLPTAGLPFQFENWTQFEYFVHDQFKTGVFEQLGGMHWDIRPAPKWGTIEVRVCDGISTRAELAAMAAFIHCLIVDLDRRVETGEQLPTLPPWHVQENKWRAARYGLDAIVIVDSDSNERLVTDDLDELLNRLEPTAKLLGCCDELASVAEIPARGASYQRQRKVAAAAQGDLVAVVDALVKELDQ
- the sodC gene encoding superoxide dismutase[Cu-Zn]; this translates as MAPSTTRRPSWRIVTPVLAIAAFGLTACTNSQESSDVQGTTPPVWTSSPAPAGAETGHGGGHGSTGTGGHGETPAASGTKVELKDAAGTTVGTADITEAGSFLKISIEAHGLRPGFHGLHIHQVGKCEPNSVAPTGGSAGDFLSAGGHLQVGPANAHPASGDLTSLQVRADGNATLVTTTDKVSMSDIRGKALIIHADADNFGNIPSRYNHPGGSGPDESTLATGDAGGRVACGVIQ
- a CDS encoding LytR C-terminal domain-containing protein; this encodes MSYPKPTSGGIPLRALAMVLIALAIVFAGLGAMSLSSADSETDTAAETSAPATTTSVAVAPQATSARTTTAKPTTTTAAPTTTTSTTPVVDQSTPIRVLNNSMIAGLASKTVNQLAANGWTNATAGNYAGSTIPATTVYYGNASGDKAAAEAVAAVLGAGVAPMIPGLGGGSAGVVVVVTGN